The nucleotide window ACCGGTTCCACCGCGACCGACGGCGTCAACGATGCCGCCATCGGGGTGCACATCACCCGGTCCACGATCGCCGGATTGCCCAGCGGCACCGACGCGATCGAGTACGTGCGCGACGGCGGCGGGAACCAGTCCGACGCCTCCGGCCTGGTGACCGGCACCGCGACCTGCCCGGAGTCCGGGTTCACCGTGCCGAGCGGGGTGCTGGTCACCGTCCCCGACCAACCCGGGGACAACAACCCCGGCGAGGACCGGTGGCAGCGGTACAGCCGCTATCACCGCGCTGACGACGGCTTCGACCGCGGCCGCGACGGCTTCCGGGTGCAGATCCAACACTGACGAGCGCCGGGCGCCCCGCTCACCCTCGGGTGAGCGGGGCGTTCTGCACCACCGAGGAAACCCACACCCGGAGGCTTGTCCGGTCTTGGCCCGGTTGGGGACCGTTTCACGATTGCGGGATGGCAAAAAACATCGAAGATCCCGCGGTTCGAAGCGCAGGCCAAGCAAGGGTGTAAGGGACGACGCGGGGGGATTCGCGTCGAAGTCCGCACCCGGGCCAAAACTCCCGAACGTGCGACAGACCGACACACGGAGGGGATCGTCATGACCAAGACCAAGCGCGCGTTGACTCTGGCCGCCGTTACCGCGGCCACCACCGCCACCAGCCTGGTCCCGGCCACCGCCGCACAGGCCCGCCACCAGCAACCGCACTTCCAGATCACCACGGTCGCCGGGCAGGCGCGGTTCACCCAGCTGCCCACCCATGACCGCGTTTCCATCGACGTGAAGGGCATTTCTGACGACGGCTCCGGCCGCTTCGAGATCCGCAGCGACGCCGGCCGCGCCGACGGCAAGGTCATCTGTGTCACCGGCTCCCGGGCCACGCCGGGCTTCACCGACGCCGCGATCGGACTGCACATCAACCGTTCCACGATCGCCGGCCTGACCCGTGGCACCGACGCGATCGAATGGGTGCGCGACGGCGGTCGGCGCAACGCCGATTCCTCCGGCCTGGTGACCGGCAGCGCGAACTGCCCGACCGCCGGGTTCACCGTGCCGAACGGCGTGCTGGTCCAGGTGCCGGACCGAAACCCGCTCAACGGCGGCGGCGACCGCACTGACCACCGCGATCACCGCGACCACCGCGACGACGGCTACCGGGTCAGGATCAACCACTGATGCGCTCGGACGCCCCGTCCGCCCCGCGCGGGCGGCCGGGGCGTTCGGTGTTCGGCGACCCGCGCACCCATGCCGACTTCAAACCGTCCGAACGGACCGGTTACCCGGGCCGTTCGGCCGATCACGTCGGGGTAGTAGGTGGACGACCATGTCGTCGAGCGGCGATGACGCACACCTACGACGGGGGGTCGAGGATGCGGGTCTACCTTTGCGGGCCGGACGACGGATTTGTCGATGAAATCGACCGATTCGCGGCATTCATGGCGGCCGAGATCATGCTCACCGACGCGGGTCACCGGGTGGCCTCCGCCTACACCACCGGGCTGGTCGACGACCTGATCACCGGCGCCGCGCACGACGCCGCCGCGCTGGATGCGGCGCAGGTCGTGGTGACCCTGCCGGGCACGCCCGCCGACGCCTTCGAGTTGGCCGAGGCATCCCGTGCGGCCAAGCTCGTGCTCGCCCTCGACGACCTGGTTTGGGTCAACGCCTGAGCGCACCCACCGGGGGCGGATGCGTGGGAGGGAAGTCGATGAACAGTTCAGCGGACTGGACCCTGTGGAGCACCACCGCTCGCGTCGTGGTCACCGACCCCGCCGTGCTACCCGCCGCCCTGCACCTCATCCGGGCCGAACTGGCCCTGGTGGAGGCCGCGTGCAATCGATTCAGCCCCGATTCCGAACTGAGCCTGGTGTGCGCGCAGGCCGTGGATCGTCCCTTGACCACCACGGTCAGCCCCATGCTGTCCGCGTTGCTGCGGATGGCACTGGAGGCCGCCGAGCGCACTGACGGCGATCTGGACCCGACCCTGGGCGCGGCATTGATCGGCCTGGGCTATGACCGCGACTACCTGCTCATCGGCCCGGACGACCGGCCCCCGGTGCGTCCGCGCCGGGTTGATTGGCGCGCGGTTCGGCTGACCGGAGACCGGCTGTCCGTGCCCGCGGGCACCGTGCTGGACCTTGGCGCCACCGCGAAGGCCGCGGCAGCCGACCATTGCGCGCAACTGACGTACCGTCAGTTCAATGTCGGGGTGCTGATCGAACTGGGCGGGGATCTGGCCACGGCGGGCCCGGCGCCGCACGGCGGCTGGCGCATCGACGTGCAGGATCGTGACGAGGATCCGGCCGACGCCGTGACGCTGCCCGCCGGGGCCGCCCTGGCCACCTCGAGCACGCAGCGTCGGGTGTGGCGGCGTGGCGGGACCCGCATGCACCACGTGTTGGACCCCCGCACCGCCCTGCCGGTGGCGCCGGTCTGGCGCAGTGCGTCGGTGGTCGCGGGCAACTGTGTCGCGGCCAACACGCTGAGCACCGCGGCCCTGATTCGGGGTCAGCAGGCCCCGGGATGGCTACGCCGCATCGGCGCACCGGCCTGGTTGGTCGACGCGGCCGGCAGCACGCACGCCATCAACGGGTGGCCCGCATGAACACCCGCCGGCACACCGACCGGGAACGCATCGCAGGATGAGGCCATGACCACCGACGCCGCCACCCCCCGGGGCCGGCTGTCGGTGGAGCTCATCGTGGCCGCCGCGGTACGCATCATCGAGGCGGAGGGCGAGGCGGCGGCGTCCATGCGCCGCATCGCCGCGGAGCTCGATGTCGCCGCGATGTCGCTGTACAACCACGTGCCGAACAAGGCCGCGCTGCTGGACGCGGTGGCCGATTGGGTGGGTACCCAGATCGAGCTGCCCACCGAGCCCGGCGCGGACTGGGAAGCCCGGGCCCGCACGCTGCTGCATGCCTTCCGCGACGTGGTGCGCCGCTATCCCAACTGCATGCAGTTGTCGATGTCCCGCGCCCCGATGTCCACGGTGGCGCTGGTGCCGCTGGAGTATGCGCTGGACATGGCGCACGAGGCGGGCTACCCGGAGGCCAACGCAATTCGGTTGATCCGGGCGTTCACCTCCTACGTGATCGGCTCGATCACCACCGCCAACGCGCGCGCCGCGGCCGCGCGGGCCATCGTCGAGGGCAATGCGCTGCCCGCGATCCCCATCGAGCGTTTCCCGCACCTGGCCGCCCTGGGCCCCCGGCTGCTGGAACTGAATCCGGACGCCGACTTCGAATTCGGCCTGGATCTGCTGCTCGGCGCGCTGCGTCGCGGTTGACAAGGGCGGCCGCCGCGTCCAGACTTACAATGTAAGTTTCTCGGCCGACCGCCCGGAGGGGAGTGGTCGCGATGAACGAGCTGAAGTCCGTGGTGCGCTGGGGCGGCCGCTACGGGATCGCCCGCGCGGTCATCAAGGCGGGCGCCCGCAGCGGCGACCTGCACGGCCGGTTGGCCACCGACCCGCGCATCCGCGCCTATCCGTACAACCTCTACGACGAGGTCCGCTCGCGCGGGGACATTGTCCCCGGCAAGTTCGCCATGATGACCGCCCGGCACGCGGTGGCCTCGGAGATCCTGCGCCACGAGGACTTCCACGTCGGATTCCCGCAGGACGCCATGGTCGGTCCGATCGCCCGCGCCATCCGCTGGGCGCACGACGACACGGTGACCGGACCGGTCGAACCCCCGTCAATGCTCGCGACCAACGGTGCCGAACACGCCCGCTACCGCCGGCTGGTCAGCAAGGCGTTCACCGCCCGCGCCGTGGAGGCACTGGGCACCGACGTGGAACGCATCGCCGATGACCTGCTGGACCGGATGAGCACCGTGCCCGACGGTCGGGTGGACCTGGTAGCCGACTACGCCGCCGCCCTTCCGGTGCAGGTGATCGCCGGGATGTTGGGGGTCCCGTTGCACATGCAGGACACGTTCCTGCGCTGGGGCGCGGATCTGACGCAAAGTCTGGACATCGACATGCGCTACCGGGCGTTCCGCCGCAGCGAACGTGCGCTGCGCGCGCTGAACACCTGGCTGCTCACCCACTTCGAGCAGCTGCGCCACGAGCCCGGCGACGACCTGCTCTCCCGGGT belongs to Sporichthyaceae bacterium and includes:
- a CDS encoding FAD:protein FMN transferase, with amino-acid sequence MNSSADWTLWSTTARVVVTDPAVLPAALHLIRAELALVEAACNRFSPDSELSLVCAQAVDRPLTTTVSPMLSALLRMALEAAERTDGDLDPTLGAALIGLGYDRDYLLIGPDDRPPVRPRRVDWRAVRLTGDRLSVPAGTVLDLGATAKAAAADHCAQLTYRQFNVGVLIELGGDLATAGPAPHGGWRIDVQDRDEDPADAVTLPAGAALATSSTQRRVWRRGGTRMHHVLDPRTALPVAPVWRSASVVAGNCVAANTLSTAALIRGQQAPGWLRRIGAPAWLVDAAGSTHAINGWPA
- a CDS encoding TetR/AcrR family transcriptional regulator, producing MTTDAATPRGRLSVELIVAAAVRIIEAEGEAAASMRRIAAELDVAAMSLYNHVPNKAALLDAVADWVGTQIELPTEPGADWEARARTLLHAFRDVVRRYPNCMQLSMSRAPMSTVALVPLEYALDMAHEAGYPEANAIRLIRAFTSYVIGSITTANARAAAARAIVEGNALPAIPIERFPHLAALGPRLLELNPDADFEFGLDLLLGALRRG
- a CDS encoding cytochrome P450, whose amino-acid sequence is MNELKSVVRWGGRYGIARAVIKAGARSGDLHGRLATDPRIRAYPYNLYDEVRSRGDIVPGKFAMMTARHAVASEILRHEDFHVGFPQDAMVGPIARAIRWAHDDTVTGPVEPPSMLATNGAEHARYRRLVSKAFTARAVEALGTDVERIADDLLDRMSTVPDGRVDLVADYAAALPVQVIAGMLGVPLHMQDTFLRWGADLTQSLDIDMRYRAFRRSERALRALNTWLLTHFEQLRHEPGDDLLSRVILAGRAEDEPELTDVELTAVAGLVLTAGFETTVNLIGNAVVLLLAHPEQLQILRSAAGDWRNAVEETLRYDSPVQNTARHATRAIEIRGTTVRRLQMVVVMLAAANRDPAVFADPARYDVTRANARDHLAFSAGAHYCLGAALARLEGEIALRKLFEKFPDLGLTAAPQRRPTRILRGWQQLPVRLHAGVSVT